The region TTATCATCACCATAACGCTCACGTAAGGCTTGCAACTTGGGCTGCAATTTACGCATATTTGCCATAGATTTATAACTTGTCGCAGACAATTTAAAGAAGGCCAGCTTAATAAGTACTGTTACAAGTATAATAGACCATCCCCAATTACCCACTACAGAGTGAATAGCTTTCATAATTGAGAATAGAGCTGAAGATACAAACCATAACCAACCGTAGTCAACAGTTAAATCCAAACCAGGTGCTATGGCACTTAAGGTACTGGTCGTTTCTGGTCCGATATATAGTTTAGTACTTAACTCTCTTTTTTCACCTGGCTTAACAATTAAAGGCTGACTAATTGTACCAATGGTATAGTCATTATTAGCGTTACGAGTATAAATAAGATTTTTACTTTTTGTCTCTGGTACCCATGCACTAAGAAAATAATGCTGCTGCATTGCTATCCAGCCGCCTGTTACATCAATGTTAAGATTAGCCTTAGACATATCTTTGAAGCTTACCTTTTTATAACGGCTATGCTCTGGATTCGAGTAAGAAGCGCCAGTATAAGAGCCAATATGAAATAAACTAGACTGATCTTCAGCTGGTAAAGTGCGAACCAGTTGTGTATTCATATAGCCTTGCCAGTCTTGTTGCCCTGCATTTACAATTTGGTAGTTAACTTCAATTAGATAACTTCCTGGCGTGAAAACAAAATTTTTGACTACTTCTAAGCCTGTATCAGTTTGTCCTGTTAATGTTACAACTAATTGTTTCTGATTAGGGTCTAGAAAATAATCTTGTTTAGGTGAGTTATAATTTATTTTAAGATTTTCAACATCGCCATTTTTGTTTACTACAAGGCTACTATTCGCCGTATAACGCTCATTAGGCTTATCATACAATAAAGTTATAGGGGTCTGGCGCTCCTCAACACTTACAGGATAATTTGAAAGTTTAGCTTGAGTAATATCACCAAAATTTTTATCAATTAAAACAGACAATACATCAGTCTTAACTTGAATAGCTTGTGAAGCTGAATAATTTTGTTGTGTATTTGGCGTTTGGCTTACTTGATTTAAGTTGGTTGTCTGATTGCTATTAATATTAGGTAATAAACTATCTTTAGTAGTTTTATTAATGTTACTAGAAGAAGTTACTGTCGTAGCAGGTTTAGCAGGAGGGTAATCTTGTTGCCAAGCAGACCACAAAGAATAAATAACTAGCGCAAGCGCTGCATATAATACAACTCGTCGAATATCCATCAAGATTTCTCTTCATTATGTAACACAGGATCGTAACCTCCTGCTGACCAGGGATGGCAACGGAGTAAACGACAACACATTAACTTTATACCTTTAAAAACACCAAAATGATTAATTGCTGATAAAGCATATTCAGAACAACTAGGATAAAAGCGGCAACTTGGCCTTAACATAGGGCGAATAAATAATCGATAAAGGATTATTGGAAAACTAGTCATTTGACGTAGAAAGTATTTAATTTTTTCCATGCATTACCTAAATGTGCAATAATTAATCTATTTTCTACTTTTCCTGCCCCATGTCTTGCTAAAAAAATAATATCGACTGCAGGTAAGTCTTGCGTGCGAAAATATTCACGTACCAAACGCTTCAGTCTATTTCGTTGACATGCTTTTGCTATTTTCTTTTTTGACAAGGAAAGCCCTAATCTTGCATAGCCCAAGGAATTCTGTCGATATAAAATAATAAATTCCTGGATTATAACTTTATTGGCTTGTGCAAACACGTAATCATAATCACTTTTCGCGATTAAGCGGCGTTTTTTGTCAAAATCATACACTAAGCTGATAAACGTTTACGTCCTTTTGCACGTCGACGCTTTAATACAAGGCGGCCTCCTCGGGTTGCCATACGTTGACGAAATCCATGATCGCGCTTGCGTTTTAGCTTACTAGGCTGGTATGTACGCTTCATTTTAGACCTACTTAAATTAATTCAAAGGTGGGCAATGATAGAAAACTTTACAAGTTCTGTCAAACCATCTGAATCAACAAGCTATGGTCTTTTTAATTCTAGATTAATAGGTTTAGGCAATTTGGGAGAAAATGTAGATTTAATGGTTTTTTGAAAAAATACTTTAAAAAGGTTTAAAAAGTAGTCTGTAATAATAATTAAATCTTAAATATTTATTTATTTTTTATTATTAGTGAGAAAAATTCTGTTTATAACCTTTAAATCTTTCAATTATACAATAACTTATATTAATTATAGATCTGTTAAGAGATCGTGTTTTTCATGATTACTAGTTTAAGATTATTTTTAAACTTTATTAATATATGACTAACTATGCACATCCTTTACCTTGTTAAATTACTTCTTTGTTAACACTTTATTAATGCCTATTTAATTTTCTTTTGTTCTAATTATGCTCACTTTAAACTGGCTATCTAATTATAATAATAAAATAAGAATTTAAATTTGTTATGATTATTAAGTGGCGATTTTCTGTTAGTAACTTATAAAAAATATTATTAATGAAGTACTTAACTAAAATTTATCCTGGTAATATTTA is a window of Legionella busanensis DNA encoding:
- the yidC gene encoding membrane protein insertase YidC, whose protein sequence is MDIRRVVLYAALALVIYSLWSAWQQDYPPAKPATTVTSSSNINKTTKDSLLPNINSNQTTNLNQVSQTPNTQQNYSASQAIQVKTDVLSVLIDKNFGDITQAKLSNYPVSVEERQTPITLLYDKPNERYTANSSLVVNKNGDVENLKINYNSPKQDYFLDPNQKQLVVTLTGQTDTGLEVVKNFVFTPGSYLIEVNYQIVNAGQQDWQGYMNTQLVRTLPAEDQSSLFHIGSYTGASYSNPEHSRYKKVSFKDMSKANLNIDVTGGWIAMQQHYFLSAWVPETKSKNLIYTRNANNDYTIGTISQPLIVKPGEKRELSTKLYIGPETTSTLSAIAPGLDLTVDYGWLWFVSSALFSIMKAIHSVVGNWGWSIILVTVLIKLAFFKLSATSYKSMANMRKLQPKLQALRERYGDDKAKISQATMELYKQEKVNPFGGCLPILVQIPVFIALYWVLLESVELRQAPFILWIKDLATADPYHVLPIIMGATMLIQQRLNPAPPDPTQAKIMMLLPIVFTALFWNFPAGLVLYWIVNNTLSILQQWYITRKYSDNRPTSKKQLITAK
- the yidD gene encoding membrane protein insertion efficiency factor YidD, which produces MEKIKYFLRQMTSFPIILYRLFIRPMLRPSCRFYPSCSEYALSAINHFGVFKGIKLMCCRLLRCHPWSAGGYDPVLHNEEKS
- the rnpA gene encoding ribonuclease P protein component, with translation MYDFDKKRRLIAKSDYDYVFAQANKVIIQEFIILYRQNSLGYARLGLSLSKKKIAKACQRNRLKRLVREYFRTQDLPAVDIIFLARHGAGKVENRLIIAHLGNAWKKLNTFYVK
- the rpmH gene encoding 50S ribosomal protein L34; translation: MKRTYQPSKLKRKRDHGFRQRMATRGGRLVLKRRRAKGRKRLSA